The proteins below come from a single Halobacteriovorax sp. GB3 genomic window:
- a CDS encoding recombinase family protein — protein MSKISELTEGKWPKTSIIEALQAHGIKKSETPIPSKPKYGYKVENGELVLCEKEQKIIKLILELHSQNNSLRKIARILNDKKIKGKYGGLWDKSVISTIIKRETKQEE, from the coding sequence ATGAGCAAAATCAGTGAACTCACTGAAGGAAAGTGGCCAAAGACCTCTATCATCGAAGCTCTTCAGGCGCATGGAATTAAGAAGTCAGAAACTCCAATTCCCTCAAAACCTAAGTACGGCTACAAGGTCGAAAATGGCGAGTTGGTTCTTTGTGAGAAAGAGCAAAAAATTATCAAGCTCATCTTGGAGCTTCATTCCCAAAACAACTCTTTGCGAAAAATAGCTCGAATTCTAAATGATAAGAAAATTAAAGGTAAGTACGGCGGTCTTTGGGACAAGTCCGTTATCTCTACCATTATAAAGCGTGAAACCAAACAGGAGGAATAA
- a CDS encoding cation transporter, translated as MIEGLMENLDPSAKMEFDLESRTVHFYHSVDKHQIIESLNTISLPGELISTEEIGIDEVPDIAPSVEAKTLKYLLGINFTMFVIEIMLGFYAESTGLLADGLDMLADSFVYGLSLYAVGKSISMKHKAAYFSGVMQISLGLLCLVEVGRKFYFGSEPLSNYMIVVSMIALIANLWCLVLIHKHKDGEVHMKASWIFSANDVIVNTGVIVSGALVYFLNSNIPDLIIGGIVSIIVIRGGISIIRLSKIKKVEPVKETCCSNKCD; from the coding sequence ATGATCGAAGGATTGATGGAAAACTTAGATCCAAGTGCAAAGATGGAGTTTGATTTAGAGTCTAGGACTGTGCATTTTTATCATAGTGTGGATAAGCACCAAATAATAGAATCTTTGAATACCATATCCCTTCCTGGTGAGTTAATTAGTACAGAAGAAATAGGAATTGATGAAGTTCCAGATATTGCTCCTAGTGTAGAAGCGAAAACGTTAAAATACTTACTAGGCATAAACTTTACGATGTTTGTTATTGAGATCATGTTAGGGTTTTATGCTGAGTCTACAGGGCTTCTCGCTGATGGACTTGATATGCTAGCTGATTCATTTGTCTATGGCCTAAGTCTTTACGCTGTCGGAAAGTCGATCTCAATGAAGCACAAAGCAGCATACTTTAGTGGAGTAATGCAAATCTCTCTTGGCTTGCTTTGCCTAGTCGAGGTCGGTAGAAAGTTCTACTTTGGGAGTGAGCCACTTTCTAATTATATGATTGTCGTTTCAATGATCGCTCTTATCGCGAACCTTTGGTGTCTTGTTTTGATTCACAAGCATAAAGACGGCGAAGTTCATATGAAGGCCAGTTGGATTTTTTCTGCTAATGACGTAATTGTTAATACAGGAGTAATTGTTTCTGGTGCGTTAGTTTATTTTCTTAATAGTAATATACCAGATTTAATTATTGGTGGAATTGTCTCTATTATAGTAATTAGAGGCGGTATTAGCATAATTAGGTTATCAAAAATCAAGAAAGTAGAGCCAGTAAAAGAGACATGTTGTTCTAATAAATGTGATTAA
- a CDS encoding FTR1 family protein, which translates to MIKIFFCLLFVIGSTAFASTKENQLAVHLLSYLAQDYGEAVANGKVISKGEYEEQIDFSNEVIRIAKENNYNQSLSSSIQNLNQSILAKSKVHEVSALANKIKSEILKQFNLLTYPETKIDLTRAANLYKNNCMSCHGQNGYGDGEAGEGLEPSPTNFHDLERMRNVSPYGAYNTITLGVNETGMAAHDYLSKEDRWSLAYYVSSFRFKNIEKRAGLVLDVKESSSLSDNEIQKKFDLKEDDLMGMMATIRDINSPPPSNGNKGQVEIYLKKAIKDLKASFSLYKAGKLKEARNLSLSAYLQGVEPVEGILKSKNADLVIELETSLAKYRGLISESANHSKVESVLNPILSKLQGAIDTSTIKKTNVSSFLVSFGIVLREAFEAGLILFLLLSLTRKSNATAFNKHIHLGWISSIAIGVGAYILLSRYISITGEVAESLEGYTALIASLLLFYVGYWMHKNTDIQKLKDKFTSAVDTTLGSGRGLTLFFIAFTASFREIFETILFLKVLILDGYQQYFVGIGAISAVLLTFFVILVAIKFSIKLNLKYLFKASTILILSLSTIFLGKGIGALQKTGVFPQTSLDIFSLPSIGFNSTLEVLIAQMIMVLLVLSFFIASRLKLEKGMA; encoded by the coding sequence ATGATTAAGATATTTTTTTGTTTGTTATTTGTTATTGGTTCTACAGCATTTGCATCGACTAAAGAGAACCAATTAGCTGTCCACCTTTTAAGCTATTTAGCTCAGGACTACGGTGAAGCTGTTGCCAATGGAAAAGTTATAAGTAAAGGAGAATATGAGGAACAAATTGATTTCTCCAATGAAGTTATTAGAATTGCAAAAGAAAATAATTATAATCAAAGTTTAAGCTCTAGTATTCAAAATCTTAATCAGTCAATTCTAGCTAAAAGTAAGGTTCATGAGGTTTCTGCTCTAGCAAATAAAATAAAGTCTGAAATTTTAAAACAGTTCAATCTTTTAACTTATCCTGAGACAAAAATTGACCTAACTAGAGCGGCCAATTTATATAAGAATAATTGCATGAGCTGTCATGGTCAGAATGGATATGGTGATGGTGAGGCCGGAGAAGGGCTAGAGCCAAGTCCTACGAACTTTCATGACTTAGAGAGAATGAGAAATGTATCTCCTTATGGGGCATATAATACCATTACCCTAGGAGTAAATGAAACAGGAATGGCCGCTCACGACTATCTTTCAAAAGAAGATCGTTGGTCGTTAGCTTATTATGTATCTAGCTTTCGTTTTAAGAACATAGAAAAGAGAGCAGGTTTAGTTTTAGATGTTAAGGAAAGCTCTTCCCTTTCAGACAATGAGATTCAAAAAAAATTCGATTTGAAAGAGGATGATTTAATGGGAATGATGGCAACGATAAGAGACATCAATTCACCACCACCTTCAAACGGCAATAAAGGGCAAGTTGAAATTTATTTAAAAAAGGCAATCAAGGACTTAAAAGCAAGCTTTTCACTATATAAGGCAGGAAAATTAAAAGAGGCCAGGAATCTTTCATTATCTGCTTATTTGCAGGGAGTTGAGCCTGTCGAGGGAATTTTAAAGTCTAAGAATGCAGACTTAGTAATTGAGCTAGAGACATCATTGGCAAAATATAGAGGTTTAATTAGTGAAAGTGCTAATCATAGCAAAGTCGAATCCGTTTTAAACCCCATACTGAGTAAGCTCCAAGGGGCCATAGATACCTCAACGATCAAGAAAACAAATGTATCATCATTTTTAGTGTCTTTTGGCATTGTACTAAGGGAAGCATTTGAGGCAGGCCTTATATTATTTTTGTTACTGAGCCTTACTAGGAAGTCTAATGCAACTGCATTTAATAAACATATTCATTTAGGCTGGATATCTTCAATAGCAATCGGAGTTGGTGCATATATCTTGCTGAGTAGATATATTAGTATAACAGGGGAAGTTGCTGAATCTCTTGAGGGATATACTGCGTTAATCGCATCCTTATTATTGTTTTATGTCGGATACTGGATGCATAAAAATACTGATATTCAAAAACTAAAAGATAAATTTACCTCAGCAGTAGACACTACTCTCGGAAGTGGGAGAGGTTTGACTTTATTTTTTATTGCATTTACTGCATCTTTTAGAGAAATATTTGAAACAATACTTTTTCTTAAAGTATTAATTCTTGACGGTTATCAGCAGTACTTTGTTGGAATTGGAGCTATATCAGCAGTGCTATTAACCTTTTTTGTCATTTTGGTTGCGATTAAATTCTCAATCAAGCTTAACTTAAAGTATCTATTTAAGGCATCAACTATATTAATTTTGAGTTTATCGACAATTTTTTTAGGAAAAGGAATTGGTGCTCTTCAAAAGACTGGTGTATTTCCACAAACTTCGCTAGATATTTTTTCTCTACCATCAATAGGCTTTAATTCGACGCTAGAAGTTCTAATCGCACAAATGATTATGGTTCTTTTAGTCCTCTCTTTTTTCATCGCTTCCAGATTAAAATTGGAAAAAGGTATGGCATAG
- a CDS encoding metal-dependent transcriptional regulator → MEFQFGQYWKEYSENELSHSETHYLLTIYSFLQKSDQLRASTIAKELGVSRNAVHLQLKKLSEKKLVKIKDNFISLPKHSIVLVEKIANKRQTMIVLLTEVLGLPEHIAVTDSCKIEHLLSDETGESLLKFVQFLRSDRKVVLQFLKEFQKYYLQCDPEIGCGLCENIHSMEKGNEDD, encoded by the coding sequence TTGGAATTTCAATTTGGACAGTACTGGAAGGAATATAGTGAAAACGAATTATCACATTCTGAAACGCACTATCTCTTAACTATTTATTCATTTTTACAAAAAAGTGATCAACTCAGAGCTTCCACTATCGCCAAAGAACTTGGTGTTAGTAGAAATGCTGTTCATTTACAGCTCAAAAAGTTATCAGAAAAAAAACTTGTTAAAATAAAAGATAACTTTATATCACTTCCAAAGCATTCGATAGTGTTAGTCGAAAAAATCGCTAATAAGAGACAAACGATGATTGTCTTGCTTACAGAAGTGTTGGGACTTCCTGAACATATAGCTGTGACGGATAGTTGTAAAATAGAGCATTTACTATCTGATGAAACGGGTGAATCTCTACTTAAGTTTGTTCAATTCTTACGTTCTGATCGCAAGGTCGTTTTGCAATTTTTAAAAGAGTTTCAAAAATATTACCTACAATGTGACCCCGAAATTGGCTGTGGTCTTTGTGAAAATATACATTCTATGGAGAAAGGCAATGAGGATGATTAA
- the rdgB gene encoding RdgB/HAM1 family non-canonical purine NTP pyrophosphatase gives MNFLLATGNAHKAEEFAELFNPEILQITAAPEKLEVIEDGKTFHENALKKAKSYYDKYKQPVMADDSGLCVQALPDELGIYSARFGGDDLSAKERAELLLEKLQGVQAKDRSAYFICVLCFYLSEDEYFFFEGRLQGRVGEEYKGDFGFGYDPVFYPEGENEHSSLAMLPDWKAKNSHRAIACQFAENFFKERVCQSR, from the coding sequence ATGAATTTCTTATTAGCGACAGGAAATGCACACAAAGCAGAAGAATTTGCAGAATTATTCAATCCAGAAATTCTTCAAATTACAGCAGCACCTGAGAAGCTAGAGGTAATCGAAGACGGTAAGACATTTCATGAAAATGCCTTGAAGAAGGCAAAATCTTATTACGACAAATATAAACAACCAGTTATGGCAGATGACTCTGGACTTTGTGTTCAGGCTCTGCCTGATGAGCTAGGGATATATAGCGCAAGATTTGGTGGTGATGACCTGAGCGCCAAAGAGCGAGCTGAGCTTTTGTTGGAAAAATTACAAGGTGTTCAAGCAAAAGACCGCTCAGCATATTTTATTTGTGTCTTGTGCTTTTATTTATCAGAAGATGAGTACTTCTTTTTCGAGGGAAGGCTGCAAGGGCGTGTTGGAGAAGAGTATAAAGGCGATTTCGGCTTTGGCTATGATCCCGTATTCTATCCAGAAGGGGAAAACGAGCATTCGAGCTTGGCAATGCTGCCAGATTGGAAAGCAAAAAATTCACACCGAGCGATCGCTTGCCAATTTGCTGAAAACTTTTTTAAGGAAAGAGTTTGCCAATCAAGGTGA
- the rph gene encoding ribonuclease PH, which produces MSLIERSNPRQISFTPNINPYAAGSVIAEFGNTKVHVTATVEESVPGFLKGKEQGWVTAEYNMLPSSTHTRMRRERSKVGGRTQEIQRLIGRSLRAIIDLKKLGERSIVIDCDVLVADGGTRTTSISGAYVALELAVKKLMAEGLLAENPINEQMGALSCGINEAGKIIADLNYEEDSSCETDMNIVMTKSGKFIEIQGTAEGVPFSREQLDALVECAEESLKVVFEKQNEVLGR; this is translated from the coding sequence ATGTCACTTATCGAAAGATCAAATCCACGTCAAATTTCTTTTACTCCAAATATTAATCCTTATGCAGCAGGAAGTGTTATTGCTGAATTTGGGAACACAAAAGTTCATGTTACAGCAACTGTAGAAGAATCAGTACCGGGATTCCTCAAAGGTAAAGAGCAGGGATGGGTGACAGCTGAATATAATATGCTTCCATCTTCTACTCATACGCGTATGCGTCGTGAAAGGAGTAAAGTTGGTGGAAGAACACAAGAGATCCAAAGACTTATTGGAAGAAGCCTAAGAGCGATTATTGACCTAAAGAAATTAGGAGAGAGATCAATTGTTATTGACTGTGATGTCCTTGTTGCCGATGGTGGAACAAGAACAACGTCAATCTCTGGAGCTTATGTTGCATTAGAGCTAGCAGTTAAAAAGTTAATGGCAGAAGGTCTTCTTGCTGAAAATCCTATTAATGAACAAATGGGTGCACTTAGCTGTGGAATCAATGAAGCAGGAAAAATTATCGCTGATCTTAATTATGAAGAAGATTCAAGCTGTGAAACAGATATGAATATCGTAATGACAAAATCTGGTAAATTTATCGAAATCCAAGGAACAGCAGAAGGTGTTCCTTTTTCAAGAGAACAACTTGATGCTCTTGTGGAATGTGCTGAAGAGTCTTTAAAAGTCGTTTTTGAAAAGCAAAACGAAGTCCTAGGGAGATAA
- a CDS encoding biotin--[acetyl-CoA-carboxylase] ligase, giving the protein MKHIKKNSIDSTQQYLYDNFDELTSLDHDVLISTNQQTKGVGRRGNKWIDQSNALAFSFTLKAHSKQTLTPLELGALLSLYIENKFNKRIFLKWPNDILTGKGEKVGGILCQLKGSTVIAGIGLNLGHSNNVIEICNDRYSVSTVLDSKISSDLQHELPQEIVQFIISNRLDEQTVIKEWKKRCLHIDKPVTIINDSDEVSGIFKGIGQWGQAVIEIDKESHEFYSGSLRFSI; this is encoded by the coding sequence ATGAAACATATAAAAAAGAATTCAATTGATTCAACTCAACAATATCTCTATGACAATTTTGATGAGCTTACATCTTTAGATCATGACGTCCTCATTTCTACAAATCAACAAACGAAGGGAGTAGGACGTAGAGGGAATAAGTGGATTGATCAATCAAATGCATTGGCCTTTAGCTTCACTTTAAAAGCTCATTCAAAGCAAACTCTGACACCCCTTGAACTTGGTGCTCTTCTATCTCTCTACATTGAAAATAAGTTTAATAAGAGAATCTTTTTAAAATGGCCTAATGATATTTTAACCGGGAAAGGTGAAAAAGTTGGTGGTATTTTGTGCCAATTAAAGGGCTCCACAGTCATTGCAGGTATTGGTCTCAATCTTGGTCACTCAAATAATGTAATTGAAATTTGTAATGATCGCTATAGTGTCTCAACTGTTTTAGACTCAAAGATTTCTTCTGATCTACAACATGAATTGCCACAAGAAATTGTTCAGTTCATTATATCCAACAGACTTGATGAACAAACTGTAATTAAAGAATGGAAAAAGAGATGTCTTCATATTGATAAGCCTGTCACTATTATTAATGATTCCGATGAGGTTAGTGGGATTTTTAAAGGTATTGGTCAATGGGGACAAGCGGTCATTGAGATAGATAAAGAGAGCCACGAATTCTATTCGGGCTCTCTTAGATTTTCTATTTGA
- a CDS encoding response regulator, whose translation MTTKVLVADDSQTIQKVVKITLADTNYEITPVLDGESFRNAVKSDAFDLILLDFSLEGSQSGYELATFAHTHIPNVAVMAMLGTFDSINDQKMNDCGIAEKITKPFESEKFIRKCQELIESDRPLAEVNLDRTAEHSLPEEFSESSEPELGDDWVLDSPEVEDHSFDDEEDFQDSSASENMLMEEAKGWGIEVPNVINTQMSLGEMPPVIDGQNNVTNLHVVEEESFESSLEEEVDDAFEALSAEPVEEEEVVLPSNDDLDYPDMDADVDYIGSSEEDLKSVSYPGAVQEDEEEVFEASDESDEELEMNIESELDEDATDPSYQIPKEFARDLQTVSEGDSIPSEDAEQFWSIDDDNENLKNLELKTEVKGNQLNSAVSDIPEKAESQEYREFQFDEDKIVERITNNLKPMIEELIKEACKSKVEEVTWEVIPDLAENLIRKEIKDISSTVMNESIK comes from the coding sequence ATGACAACAAAAGTATTAGTAGCAGATGACAGTCAGACAATTCAAAAAGTCGTTAAGATTACTTTAGCAGACACGAATTATGAAATCACGCCAGTATTAGATGGTGAGTCGTTTCGTAATGCTGTTAAGAGTGATGCATTCGATCTCATTCTATTAGATTTTTCCCTAGAAGGAAGTCAAAGCGGTTATGAGTTAGCAACTTTTGCTCACACACATATTCCGAATGTTGCAGTTATGGCCATGTTAGGGACTTTTGATTCAATTAATGATCAAAAGATGAATGATTGTGGAATTGCTGAAAAAATTACGAAACCATTTGAAAGTGAAAAATTCATTAGAAAGTGCCAAGAACTTATCGAATCAGATAGACCTCTCGCAGAGGTTAATTTAGATCGAACGGCAGAGCATTCTCTGCCTGAAGAGTTCAGCGAGTCCTCTGAACCAGAACTTGGTGACGACTGGGTTCTAGATTCTCCTGAAGTAGAAGATCACTCTTTTGATGATGAAGAAGATTTTCAAGATTCCTCGGCTTCAGAAAATATGTTAATGGAAGAAGCTAAAGGATGGGGAATTGAAGTTCCAAACGTTATTAATACACAGATGTCACTTGGAGAAATGCCACCAGTCATTGATGGTCAAAATAATGTAACGAACCTTCATGTTGTTGAAGAAGAGAGTTTTGAAAGCAGCCTTGAAGAAGAAGTCGATGACGCTTTTGAAGCCTTGAGTGCAGAACCTGTAGAAGAGGAAGAGGTCGTCTTACCTAGTAATGATGATCTCGATTACCCTGATATGGATGCTGATGTTGATTATATTGGCTCGAGTGAAGAGGATCTGAAGAGCGTCTCTTATCCTGGCGCTGTTCAAGAAGATGAGGAAGAAGTCTTCGAAGCATCAGATGAAAGTGATGAAGAATTAGAAATGAATATTGAATCAGAACTCGATGAAGATGCAACCGATCCGAGTTACCAAATTCCAAAGGAGTTTGCGAGAGATCTACAAACTGTATCTGAGGGTGATTCAATTCCTTCAGAAGATGCAGAGCAATTCTGGTCGATTGATGATGATAATGAGAATTTGAAAAATTTAGAATTAAAAACAGAAGTCAAAGGAAACCAGTTGAATTCAGCAGTAAGTGACATTCCTGAAAAAGCGGAATCTCAAGAGTACAGAGAATTTCAATTTGACGAAGATAAAATTGTAGAGCGAATTACAAATAATCTAAAACCAATGATAGAAGAGTTGATCAAGGAAGCTTGTAAATCTAAAGTTGAAGAGGTTACTTGGGAAGTAATTCCTGATCTTGCAGAGAACTTGATTAGAAAAGAAATCAAAGATATCTCATCTACAGTAATGAACGAATCAATCAAATAG
- a CDS encoding PP2C family protein-serine/threonine phosphatase codes for MLKSYAAKTDQGPCLEINEDDIYTDITNNLFLLFDGFGGAGVGDVAVSQLKDKISSFYSKIGGDPDSTMPFVFNSRYLLEMNSLINSSLMAHESLMKENETKEMHQRGGSSMAGGVLCGNIFNVMSIGNTICCLIRDSKVQIVSNPDCMTPPWMDTYQPQFHTAPLNALGLFTKLGYEVKEVRVKEGDCIIMMSDGVYARILPKDLREIVGNQKMKESEKVEKLFSLANERGNRDNQSTIVLRF; via the coding sequence GTGTTAAAGTCATACGCAGCAAAAACAGATCAAGGACCTTGTTTAGAAATAAACGAAGATGATATTTATACGGATATAACAAATAATCTATTTTTATTATTCGATGGTTTTGGTGGTGCAGGTGTTGGCGATGTTGCTGTATCGCAATTGAAAGACAAAATCAGTAGCTTCTATTCTAAAATTGGTGGTGATCCTGACTCAACAATGCCCTTTGTTTTTAATTCTAGATATCTGTTAGAAATGAACTCACTGATTAATTCATCGTTAATGGCCCATGAATCTTTGATGAAAGAAAATGAAACGAAAGAAATGCATCAAAGAGGTGGTAGTTCTATGGCCGGAGGCGTCTTATGTGGAAATATCTTTAATGTGATGTCGATTGGAAATACTATTTGTTGCTTAATTAGAGACAGCAAAGTGCAAATTGTTTCTAATCCAGATTGCATGACTCCACCTTGGATGGATACTTACCAACCACAGTTTCATACAGCGCCACTCAATGCTCTTGGGCTTTTTACTAAACTTGGTTATGAAGTAAAAGAAGTTCGAGTTAAAGAAGGTGACTGTATCATCATGATGAGCGATGGCGTTTACGCTCGAATTCTTCCTAAGGATTTGAGAGAAATAGTCGGGAATCAGAAAATGAAAGAGTCTGAAAAAGTTGAAAAACTCTTCTCCCTAGCAAACGAAAGAGGTAACAGAGATAATCAGTCAACTATTGTTCTTCGATTTTAA
- a CDS encoding FHA domain-containing protein has product MKLSVSKLNKFIEEIDLAKEIEGIEQGEITFLLGRSSDCHVCLNDQTVSREHAQISYIQGNWSIRKLPGFGVLYINGVPSEGAPLSSGDIIKVGEFNISVYIEPVKEQTPTLFEGPNDDVEEIEVESDEVDDVEDLTTELDAPIENNEQEVESEDEVKEFDISDGAEESEFPEDNDGTEGFDFDSENSEFENTDEQYSDQEEGYDEYGDDEYAVDSYDDDMGDKTNVAISFAKVSLELFGEYAPYDNYSVRDNEIFIGRDPEKCQIVLNDSEVSSIHAVIKRNNITCELEDLQSSNGTLLNGKRVNKDILTNGDEFIIGSTTFTVHIGSDFLEAEKQSLMPVEENQVIEVEEVVEVDEENFDDDDIEGASFGEAQSANNSLFSKEALKDPAKRKKLIYIVLGLVAAWVLLDEGGDSAPEKKAPKKTEKVVKKKAPTKSDIKLTPEQAETAEGLYQLAQQLINEGRYREAVENLDQLFLIAKEYKNAKQIYELAKQGLARLKELQEKEEREKREAVRKKKVKDLVEKAKAAVEEKNTVLAENLFTEIIKLDPENYDVTELKLEIEAYKRKIQEEDLAKAQAEAERNRQESELQPGKNFYLKKEWYNAVLKLEDFLRLEGMDDDLITEASKMLEESRENLKRVVNPLLGKARSLKEGQDLKGAYETYNEILQYDPSSIEALNEMDKIRSTLHKRSRKTYREAIISESLSQFNEAKEKYQEVQQISPTDSEYYKKATEKLKNYLD; this is encoded by the coding sequence GTGAAATTAAGTGTTTCGAAACTAAATAAATTCATCGAAGAAATTGACCTTGCAAAAGAAATCGAAGGGATTGAGCAAGGAGAAATTACTTTTTTGCTTGGTCGTTCAAGCGATTGCCACGTATGTCTTAATGATCAAACAGTATCAAGAGAACATGCTCAAATTTCTTATATTCAAGGAAATTGGTCTATTCGAAAATTACCTGGCTTTGGTGTCCTCTACATTAATGGTGTCCCTAGTGAGGGAGCACCACTGTCTAGTGGTGATATCATCAAAGTGGGCGAGTTTAATATTTCAGTCTATATCGAGCCCGTTAAGGAGCAGACTCCGACTCTTTTTGAAGGGCCAAATGATGATGTAGAAGAAATAGAAGTAGAAAGTGATGAAGTAGATGATGTCGAAGATCTTACGACAGAATTAGATGCTCCAATTGAAAATAATGAGCAAGAAGTTGAAAGTGAAGACGAAGTCAAAGAATTCGATATCTCAGATGGAGCTGAAGAAAGTGAATTTCCAGAGGATAATGATGGTACTGAAGGATTTGACTTTGACAGTGAAAATAGTGAATTCGAAAATACTGATGAGCAATACTCTGACCAAGAGGAAGGCTATGATGAATATGGCGATGATGAATATGCTGTAGATTCCTATGATGATGATATGGGAGATAAAACGAACGTAGCAATCAGCTTTGCTAAAGTTTCTTTAGAGCTTTTTGGAGAGTATGCTCCTTATGATAATTACTCCGTACGTGATAATGAAATCTTCATAGGACGTGATCCAGAAAAATGTCAGATCGTATTGAATGATAGTGAAGTCTCAAGCATCCATGCCGTAATTAAGAGGAATAATATAACTTGTGAGTTAGAAGATCTCCAATCATCTAATGGAACTCTGTTAAATGGTAAAAGAGTAAATAAAGACATTCTAACTAATGGTGATGAATTCATTATTGGTTCTACTACATTCACTGTTCATATTGGTTCCGATTTTCTAGAGGCAGAAAAGCAAAGCTTAATGCCTGTAGAAGAGAATCAGGTGATTGAAGTAGAAGAAGTTGTCGAAGTTGATGAAGAAAACTTTGATGACGATGATATTGAAGGTGCTAGCTTCGGTGAAGCTCAGTCAGCGAACAATTCTCTTTTTTCTAAAGAGGCCTTGAAAGACCCGGCCAAGAGAAAGAAACTTATTTATATCGTTTTAGGTTTGGTTGCAGCTTGGGTTCTTTTAGATGAGGGCGGGGATAGTGCACCTGAAAAGAAAGCTCCGAAGAAAACAGAAAAAGTTGTAAAAAAGAAAGCTCCTACCAAGAGTGATATTAAATTAACTCCAGAGCAAGCGGAGACAGCTGAGGGCCTTTATCAATTAGCGCAGCAATTAATTAATGAAGGACGCTATAGAGAAGCGGTAGAAAATTTAGATCAATTATTTTTAATTGCGAAAGAGTATAAAAACGCCAAGCAAATCTATGAACTTGCTAAGCAAGGTCTTGCGAGATTGAAAGAGCTTCAAGAGAAAGAAGAACGAGAAAAAAGAGAAGCCGTTCGAAAGAAAAAAGTTAAAGATCTAGTCGAAAAGGCAAAGGCCGCAGTTGAAGAAAAGAATACTGTTTTGGCCGAGAATTTATTTACTGAGATCATTAAATTAGATCCAGAAAATTATGATGTTACTGAGCTTAAGCTTGAGATCGAAGCTTATAAGAGAAAAATTCAAGAAGAGGATTTAGCAAAAGCTCAAGCTGAAGCTGAGAGAAATCGTCAAGAGAGTGAGCTTCAGCCTGGAAAGAATTTTTATCTTAAAAAAGAATGGTACAACGCCGTATTGAAATTAGAAGACTTCTTACGACTTGAGGGTATGGATGACGATCTCATTACTGAAGCTAGTAAAATGCTAGAAGAGTCACGTGAAAATCTAAAGCGAGTTGTTAATCCGTTACTTGGAAAGGCACGATCGTTGAAGGAAGGACAAGACTTGAAAGGTGCTTATGAAACTTATAATGAAATTCTTCAATATGATCCTTCAAGTATTGAGGCACTTAATGAGATGGATAAAATTCGCTCGACTTTACATAAGAGATCGAGAAAAACATACAGAGAAGCGATCATCTCTGAATCTTTGAGTCAGTTCAATGAAGCGAAAGAGAAGTATCAAGAAGTTCAACAAATTTCGCCGACGGATAGTGAGTACTATAAAAAGGCTACAGAAAAATTGAAGAATTACTTAGACTAG